The Pecten maximus chromosome 11, xPecMax1.1, whole genome shotgun sequence genome has a segment encoding these proteins:
- the LOC117338519 gene encoding uncharacterized protein LOC117338519: MATGLSTLPQFSVHENAVDIRWKKWVKRLDNLLVGMNIKDKDRKRAFILHFAGDEVNDIFDTLPDTGNDYKTAVERLTEYFVPKKNTEFEVFKFRQTRQMSSENIDSFHTRLRQLGQNCEFVDCDKEIKSQIIQGCSSTKFRRRALQEDMDLHRLIAMARSMEISHLQAQEIEKTDRAYPQREDTNAVKRKSNGGWSKQNRTHSNKPSRVCRNCGGNIPHNDKPCPAKGKVCHSCKKYNHFSKVCKCKSKKLVKQVEDKSSQPCNESSSDEYLYGIQTINQVKSKQPNSAVTVDGLTLNILVDTGSSINVMEETCYNKIRNKKKLQKASTKLFA, encoded by the coding sequence ATGGCAACTGGATTATCAACATTGCCGCAATTTTCTGTACACGAAAATGCTGTCGACATCAGATGGAAAAAATGGGTGAAGAGGTTGGATAACCTATTGGTTGGTATGAACATCAAAGATAAAGACAGGAAACGTGCATTTATCTTACATTTTGCTGGAGATGAAGTCAATGACATTTTCGATACTCTACCCGACACAGGCAACGATTATAAAACTGCTGTTGAAAGATTAACAGAGTACTTTGTGCCGAAGAAAAACACAGAATTTGAAGTTTTCAAATTTCGCCAAACACGACAAATGTCCAGTGAGAATATTGACAGTTTCCACACCAGACTGAGACAACTAGGACAAAACTGTGAATTTGTTGATTGTGACAAGGAGATCAAATCACAAATAATTCAGGGATGCAGTTCAACCAAATTTCGGAGAAGAGCGCTACAGGAGGACATGGATCTTCATAGGTTAATAGCGATGGCCCGAAGTATGGAGATTTCACACCTACAAGCTCAGGAAATTGAAAAAACTGATCGTGCTTACCCACAGAGAGAAGACACGAACGctgtaaaaagaaaatcaaatggCGGTTGGAGTAAACAGAACCGAACACACTCAAACAAGCCATCACGGGTATGTCGAAACTGTGGAGGAAATATTCCTCACAATGATAAGCCATGTCCAGCAAAAGGGAAAGTATGTCACTCTTGTAAAAAGTACAATCATTTTTCGAAAGTATGCAAATGCAAATCGAAAAAACTTGTCAAACAAGTAGAAGACAAATCAAGTCAACCATGCAATGAAAGTTCATCAGACGAGTATCTTTATGGTATACAGACAATCAACCAGGTTAAATCAAAACAACCTAATAGTGCGGTAACTGTTGATGGATTGACTCTTAACATCCTTGTAGACACAGGATCAAGCATCAATGTCATGGAGGAAACATGCTACAACAAAATCAGAAATAAGAAAAAGCTACAGAAAGCATCAACAAAACTGTTTGCGTAg
- the LOC117337904 gene encoding NF-kappa-B inhibitor cactus-like, giving the protein MDIMNDIETDCVSAVRPSPMRMDHLNKLHKNDMDNSSSFDPGYGSGSFTSGDVNSLRDDISRLNSNNKSLGALPEQFEGNTDKIEIDDLSAKTRDMTVTDEGFTDYTSVQESEAQDTEGVPKDRVTPEALMVYGTDSEGDNLLFLAIINEQIPLATVIIQMAPAADWLDIYNDELRQTALHLAVLTRQVSVARRLVVGGACLEMCDHNGDTPLHIACRQGDADTVRALLEPVRYEELQQNEYSIRYQKIPQNLEIRNSAGCTCLHVAAENGHMNVMKILLSKGAQINNGDAKKGATVLHRAAERGDLSLTTFLLGLSDINVDSKMYGGATPAVIAYGRRHCEIVDILKKFGARTDYLSEMFDDSDSDV; this is encoded by the coding sequence ATGGACATAATGAACGACATTGAAACTGATTGTGTGAGTGCTGTGCGGCCTAGCCCGATGAGAATGGATCATCTTAATAAACTCCACAAGAATGACATGGATAACTCTAGCAGTTTTGATCCCGGCTATGGCTCCGGTTCTTTTACCAGTGGGGATGTGAACAGTTTACGGGATGATATTTCCCGACTGAACAGTAACAATAAGTCTTTGGGAGCCCTACCTGAACAATTtgagggtaacacagacaaaataGAAATAGATGATCTGTCTGCCAAGACCAGGGATATGACCGTCACGGACGAAGGGTTTACGGATTACACGTCCGTACAGGAAAGTGAAGCGCAGGATACCGAGGGAGTACCCAAGGATAGGGTCACGCCCGAGGCATTGATGGTGTACGGCACAGACTCCGAAGGTGACAATCTTCTCTTTTTGGCGATTATAAATGAACAGATACCTCTGGCAACTGTAATAATACAGATGGCGCCCGCAGCCGACTGGCTTGACATTTACAACGACGAATTACGCCAGACTGCGTTACATCTCGCTGTCTTGACGAGGCAAGTGTCCGTTGCCAGGAGACTGGTTGTCGGGGGAGCGTGTTTAGAAATGTGTGACCATAATGGAGATACGCCTCTCCACATTGCGTGCCGACAGGGAGATGCTGATACAGTTCGGGCACTGTTGGAACCGGTCCGATATGAAGAGCTCCAGCAAAACGAATACTCCATCCGTTACCAGAAAATCCCCCAAAATTTGGAAATCAGAAACTCTGCTGGGTGCACGTGCCTCCACGTGGCGGCGGAAAATGGACACATGAATGTTATGAAGATTCTGCTTTCTAAAGGAGCTCAAATAAACAATGGTGACGCCAAAAAGGGAGCAACTGTACTGCACCGAGCAGCAGAACGGGGCGATCTCAGCCTCACAACATTTCTCCTGGGACTTTCTGATATCAATGTGGACAGTAAAATGTATGGCGGTGCCACACCGGCAGTCATTGCCTACGGCAGGCGACACTGTGAAATCGTAGACATTCTGAAAAAGTTTGGAGCAAGAACTGATTACTTAAGTGAAATGTTTGATGATAGTGATTCTGATGTGTAA